The Cylindrospermopsis curvispora GIHE-G1 genome contains a region encoding:
- a CDS encoding DUF4351 domain-containing protein, giving the protein MTRFIHDQFAKDYLEEILRPYGEIESSKRVPGEVRQIDCFFSPAGEKITELSGLGVLGSFARLPGIFEPFRNAAEEREDKELIMRLAPLYQQDIEKVRQEGLQEGELRGEQRGRQEGQRKIILLLLNHKFDGIELPVVERINRLSLEQLEALGESLLDFKQISDLEAWLKDAEKSNDLKPQVDIQNGNQLDV; this is encoded by the coding sequence ATGACCCGATTCATTCACGACCAATTTGCCAAAGACTACTTAGAAGAAATACTCAGACCCTATGGAGAAATAGAATCTTCTAAGCGAGTTCCAGGAGAAGTTAGACAAATAGACTGTTTCTTTTCTCCAGCAGGTGAAAAAATCACCGAACTATCGGGTTTAGGTGTACTAGGCAGTTTTGCCAGATTGCCAGGGATATTTGAACCATTTAGAAATGCAGCTGAAGAAAGGGAAGATAAGGAGTTAATTATGAGGTTAGCACCACTGTACCAGCAAGATATAGAAAAAGTGAGACAAGAAGGTCTTCAGGAAGGCGAACTTCGAGGAGAACAACGTGGAAGACAAGAAGGACAGCGAAAGATAATATTACTGTTGCTGAATCACAAGTTTGATGGAATTGAGTTACCTGTGGTGGAAAGGATAAACAGACTATCATTAGAGCAATTAGAAGCACTGGGTGAATCTTTACTGGATTTTAAACAGATTTCTGATTTAGAAGCATGGTTAAAAGACGCAGAAAAATCCAATGATCTAAAACCACAAGTTGATATCCAAAATGGCAATCAACTGGATGTGTAA
- a CDS encoding GNAT family N-acetyltransferase, producing the protein MLQATTIQISCKNNLHNILPDIKELLDTCYPRPPRNVFYLLIEKYCVGFPVYIAIDNFSRIVGFTYLAINSKGGTLESLAVHPDFRNQNLGSQLVNTLLKENKGVIQITTRIPKFFEKLGFEYVKTLPDQSHYMININFS; encoded by the coding sequence ATGTTGCAAGCCACCACCATACAGATTTCTTGTAAAAACAATTTACACAATATACTCCCAGATATAAAAGAACTACTGGACACTTGTTATCCCCGACCACCACGTAATGTTTTTTACCTCCTGATAGAGAAATACTGTGTTGGATTTCCCGTTTATATAGCCATTGACAACTTTAGCAGAATTGTCGGATTTACCTACCTAGCTATCAACAGCAAGGGGGGAACTCTAGAATCCTTAGCTGTGCATCCCGACTTCAGAAATCAAAACCTAGGTTCCCAGCTAGTTAACACCCTTCTCAAGGAGAATAAGGGAGTGATTCAAATTACGACCCGTATTCCCAAATTTTTTGAGAAACTGGGCTTTGAGTATGTAAAAACCCTTCCCGACCAATCGCACTACATGATAAATATCAACTTTAGTTAA
- the pseI gene encoding pseudaminic acid synthase: MSIAIASKILGKSHPPFIIAEMSGNHNQSLERALEIVEAAAKAGVDALKLQTYTADTMTLDIETGEFFINDPNSLWRGNSLHKLYQQAYTPWEWHEPIFKRCEELGIIGFSTPFDETAIEFLESLKVPCYKIASFENTDLPLIRRVAQTGKPMIISTGMANICELDETVRAAREAGCQDIILLKCTSTYPASAENSNIATIPHLRDLFNVEAGISDHTLGIGVSVASVAIGASVIEKHFTLSRSDGGVDASFSMEPEEMAQLVVESKRAWQALGQVRYGSTEEEKKSLIFRRSLYVAEDMKAGEILTKENVRAIRPGLGLPPKYLESLLGLAVKKDVKAGTPLSFELLK, translated from the coding sequence ATGAGCATTGCGATCGCAAGTAAAATATTAGGTAAAAGTCATCCCCCATTCATAATTGCGGAGATGTCGGGTAACCACAACCAGTCTCTTGAAAGAGCCCTAGAAATAGTAGAAGCAGCAGCGAAAGCGGGTGTTGATGCACTCAAACTCCAGACCTATACAGCAGATACCATGACACTAGACATAGAGACAGGGGAATTTTTCATTAACGATCCCAACTCTTTATGGCGAGGAAACTCACTACACAAACTTTATCAGCAAGCCTATACACCATGGGAGTGGCACGAGCCAATATTCAAACGTTGTGAAGAGCTAGGAATAATTGGTTTTAGCACCCCTTTTGACGAGACAGCCATTGAATTTTTAGAGTCATTGAAAGTTCCCTGCTATAAAATAGCATCCTTTGAGAACACCGACCTACCACTAATTAGAAGAGTTGCCCAAACGGGGAAACCCATGATAATTTCCACAGGGATGGCCAATATATGTGAACTAGATGAAACAGTACGTGCTGCCAGGGAAGCGGGTTGTCAAGACATAATTTTGCTAAAATGCACCAGCACCTATCCAGCCAGTGCAGAGAACAGTAACATCGCCACAATTCCCCACCTGCGAGATTTATTTAACGTAGAAGCAGGAATATCAGACCATACATTAGGTATAGGGGTATCAGTAGCGAGTGTAGCTATAGGAGCCAGTGTAATAGAAAAACACTTTACCCTTTCCCGGTCTGATGGTGGAGTGGATGCCAGTTTTTCCATGGAACCGGAGGAAATGGCCCAACTTGTGGTGGAGTCGAAAAGAGCTTGGCAAGCTTTAGGTCAAGTTCGGTATGGATCCACCGAAGAGGAGAAAAAATCGTTAATATTTAGGCGTAGCTTATATGTAGCTGAAGATATGAAAGCTGGAGAGATATTAACCAAAGAGAATGTGAGAGCGATTCGTCCAGGCTTAGGATTGCCCCCCAAGTATTTAGAATCACTCCTCGGATTAGCTGTGAAGAAAGATGTTAAAGCGGGAACCCCCTTATCCTTTGAGTTGTTGAAGTGA
- the pseG gene encoding UDP-2,4-diacetamido-2,4,6-trideoxy-beta-L-altropyranose hydrolase, whose amino-acid sequence MKVAIRVDSSHPMGSGHLVRCRTLAEELRLRGADVRFICRDHPGNLVHLLTRSAFSVTVLPAPPLCEPTVEYYTQWLGVSSETDAAETIEALEGEIPDWLIVDHYGIDQFWERKLRPHVGKILIIDDLANRPHDCDVLLDQNYQLPNHSYEKLVPNDCQLLLGCHYALLSPEYWQYRQTLASRNGKLERVLIFLGGTDPQNITGKVLSALSAPEFAFLHLDVVVGSSNPHKLLLQQQIQQRPRTNFYENLPHLAQLMAHADLAIGAGGTTTWERLCLGLPSLVISIAENQVPACLALLDVGAIIYLGTANTVKIEDIQNSISSLFHNTDTLEKISYGCRHYVDGLGAKRVTEYLKPTHQNQLRLRRARITDKWFYYAWVNDIEVRRQSFNSEPISWQEHEAWFDRKIADNDCYLCVLEASDLPIGQIRFDLKDEEALIDYSLDTLVRGRGWATSLVKMGVDTLDSLKPKYLRADVKSHNPASSAVFLRLGFQEEDPSFNQNLQSEPSIRTFRLPFYPTVKVG is encoded by the coding sequence ATGAAAGTAGCCATTAGAGTAGACTCTTCCCATCCCATGGGGTCTGGACACTTAGTGCGTTGTCGCACCTTAGCAGAGGAATTACGCCTTCGAGGTGCGGATGTGAGATTTATCTGTCGGGATCACCCCGGTAATTTAGTCCACCTGCTTACCCGATCTGCTTTTTCTGTTACCGTTTTACCAGCACCGCCACTGTGTGAACCAACAGTAGAATACTACACTCAGTGGTTAGGAGTCAGTTCAGAAACCGATGCAGCAGAGACCATAGAAGCTTTAGAGGGAGAAATTCCCGACTGGTTAATTGTAGACCATTATGGCATAGACCAATTTTGGGAGAGGAAATTGCGCCCCCATGTGGGTAAGATTCTAATCATAGACGACTTAGCTAATCGCCCCCATGATTGTGATGTGTTACTGGATCAGAATTACCAGTTACCCAATCATAGTTATGAGAAATTAGTACCTAATGATTGTCAATTGCTTTTGGGTTGCCATTATGCCTTACTGAGTCCCGAATATTGGCAATATCGTCAGACCTTAGCTTCCCGTAATGGTAAATTAGAGCGAGTGCTGATTTTCTTGGGTGGTACTGATCCGCAAAACATTACAGGTAAAGTCCTATCCGCCCTGTCTGCTCCAGAATTTGCCTTCTTACATTTGGACGTAGTAGTAGGTTCTAGTAATCCCCATAAACTACTATTACAACAACAAATTCAACAGCGTCCTCGAACCAATTTTTATGAAAACCTTCCTCACCTAGCCCAGCTAATGGCTCATGCGGATTTAGCCATTGGAGCTGGAGGTACAACTACTTGGGAAAGACTGTGTTTAGGATTACCTAGCCTAGTCATTAGTATTGCGGAAAACCAAGTTCCAGCTTGTTTGGCTTTGTTGGATGTGGGGGCCATTATTTACCTAGGCACTGCCAATACAGTCAAAATAGAGGATATACAAAATTCAATAAGTTCGCTGTTTCATAATACCGATACCCTAGAGAAAATATCTTATGGATGTAGACACTATGTAGATGGGTTAGGAGCGAAAAGAGTTACAGAGTATTTGAAACCGACTCATCAAAATCAACTAAGGCTAAGGCGAGCAAGAATAACAGATAAGTGGTTTTATTATGCTTGGGTAAATGATATAGAAGTGCGTCGTCAGTCTTTTAATTCAGAACCTATCAGTTGGCAAGAACATGAAGCTTGGTTTGACAGAAAAATAGCAGATAATGATTGTTACCTTTGTGTATTAGAAGCATCCGACCTACCGATTGGACAAATTCGTTTTGACCTAAAAGATGAAGAAGCACTAATTGACTATTCCCTAGATACCCTAGTAAGAGGAAGAGGTTGGGCTACCTCTCTTGTAAAAATGGGGGTAGATACTTTAGACTCTCTTAAACCCAAATACTTAAGAGCGGATGTAAAGTCTCATAATCCAGCATCGAGTGCAGTGTTTTTGCGCCTAGGTTTCCAAGAGGAAGATCCGTCATTCAATCAGAACCTTCAATCAGAACCTTCAATCAGAACCTTTCGCTTACCATTCTATCCGACAGTCAAAGTTGGTTAA
- a CDS encoding formyltransferase family protein produces the protein MLTDWLEEGHHVKWTHHIRDLQGGDLCFYLSYGKIVPPSVLSQFKHNLVVHESELPQGKGWSPLTWQILEGKNDIPVTLFEAAKQVDSGNIYLQQWLHFQGHETIDELRHAQAQSTLELCKEFVREYPDILKRTRPQVGKSSFYPRRTPQDSKLDPHISIGDQFNLLRVVDNERYPAFFDWAGRLYVVKIYGQPAL, from the coding sequence TTGTTAACAGACTGGTTAGAGGAAGGTCATCATGTTAAGTGGACACACCACATCAGAGACTTGCAAGGTGGGGATCTATGCTTCTATCTCAGTTATGGCAAGATTGTTCCTCCGTCTGTTCTGTCACAATTTAAACACAACCTAGTAGTGCATGAGAGTGAACTACCCCAAGGTAAAGGTTGGTCACCGCTGACCTGGCAAATTCTGGAAGGCAAAAATGACATTCCTGTAACCTTGTTTGAAGCAGCAAAACAGGTAGACAGTGGGAATATATATTTACAGCAATGGTTACATTTCCAAGGTCATGAAACCATAGATGAGCTGCGCCACGCCCAAGCCCAGTCCACATTAGAATTGTGTAAGGAATTTGTCAGAGAATATCCCGACATATTAAAAAGAACTCGACCTCAAGTGGGTAAATCCTCATTCTATCCCCGTCGAACACCCCAAGACAGTAAGCTGGATCCGCATATTTCCATAGGTGATCAGTTTAATTTACTACGGGTGGTAGATAATGAACGTTACCCGGCATTTTTTGACTGGGCAGGTCGATTATACGTGGTTAAAATTTATGGTCAACCCGCTCTGTGA
- a CDS encoding DUF4351 domain-containing protein: MIMQLLDLKQTDITQSRFYQEIRQEGLQEGRQEGTQESLQKMVIRQLTRRLGELSEQRLGQIRQLSVPQLEALAESLLDFRQISDLEAWLKDSQKFNDLKPQVDIQNGNQLDV, encoded by the coding sequence ATGATTATGCAGTTGCTGGATTTGAAACAAACGGATATTACCCAGTCTCGTTTTTATCAAGAGATTCGTCAGGAGGGTCTCCAGGAAGGTCGCCAGGAAGGTACCCAGGAGAGTCTCCAGAAAATGGTGATTCGCCAACTAACTCGGCGACTGGGGGAGTTGTCGGAGCAACGGTTGGGACAGATCCGGCAATTGTCAGTACCTCAATTAGAAGCACTGGCTGAATCTTTACTGGACTTTAGACAGATTTCTGATTTAGAAGCATGGTTAAAAGATTCACAAAAGTTCAATGATCTAAAACCACAAGTTGATATCCAAAATGGCAATCAACTAGATGTGTAA